A window of Prolixibacter sp. SD074 contains these coding sequences:
- a CDS encoding efflux RND transporter permease subunit produces MLNKIIRFFLENKLVTFLALLTFVAWGIVSAPFQWDTGFLPRDPVPVDAIPDLGENQQIVYTEWPGRSPQDVEDQITYPLTTSLLGIPGVKTIRSNSIFGLSSIYIIFDDDVDFYWSRTRILEKLNSLQPGTLPNGVTPSLGPDATALGQVYWYTLEGRDKNGNPTGGWDPQELRTIQDYFVRYGLMSAKGVSEVASIGGFVKEYQVDIDPNAMKANHVNVGQIMGAVKKSNLDIGARTIEYNRAEYMIRALGYIKNIHDLEESVVAVHDNVPIRIKDVAHVTFGPATRRGGLDKDGAEAVGGVVVARYGSNPLQTINNVKEKIKEISPGLPSKTLKDGTVSKVTIVPFYDRTGLIIETLGTLESSLSHEILISIIVVIVLVLNLRASLLISSLLPIGVLITFIVMRQFGVDANIVALSGIAIAIGVMVDVGIVFTENIVRHLEMPENRDARGRDLLNVIYNATIEVASAVVTALATTVVSFLPVFSMQAAEGKLFKPLAFTKTFALLASLGIGIILIPAMAHILFGIRFDKKRTSRVWYSALVAAGILFPIIYHSWVALALLAFGVNGLLEYRWPENKRKYVTWINIAIAVVIVVYYLSTEWMPLGARNSLFVNFLFVSLIIGVVLGVLMTIVHFYPVILKWCLANKWKFLSIPIALVLFGIVTWQGFDKTFSFIPSAMNKIGWNIRTTSLWTSLDNSFPGIGKEFMPSLDEGSFLLMPTTMPHSGVQENLDVIRQVDKSVNAIPEVETVVGKWGRVNSALDPAPISMFENTINYRPEYILDENGHRMRFKVNKDDAFVLKDGTTYNPKDGYRLIKRSQLIEDDNGEYFRQWRNSIKSPDDIWKAIVNASSVPGLTSAPKLQPIQTRLVMLQTGMRAPMGIKVFGPDLKTIEKVGFELEKFLKEVPGIKPQSVFADRVVGKPYLEINIDRDAIARYGLTIQDMQSYLSGAIGGMKLTTTVEGRKRFPVRVRYAREYRDNPNDLKNILIPTPTGVQVPLNELADIKYIRGPQMIKSENTFLDGYVIFDKEPGQAEVDVVESAQKFLQKKIDDGEFKVPAGVSYKFTGNYENQVRATKRLMLVVPISLLVIFLILFFQFRSVTTSSMVFSGIFVAFAGGFLMLWLYGQPWFMNFSVAGIGMRNLFQMHTINLSVAVWVGFIALFGIATDDGVIMGTYLTQIFAKEKPETIAQVREAVLHAGQKRVRPAMMTAATAIIALIPVLTSTGKGSDIMVPMAIPSFGGMLIQVMTMFVVPVLYSMWQERKLKGTLKQKSIEP; encoded by the coding sequence ATGCTGAACAAGATCATACGATTCTTTTTAGAGAACAAACTGGTCACTTTTCTGGCGCTTCTAACATTTGTTGCCTGGGGTATTGTTTCCGCACCTTTCCAATGGGATACAGGCTTTCTGCCGCGCGATCCGGTCCCGGTTGATGCGATTCCCGATTTGGGTGAGAACCAGCAAATTGTTTATACCGAGTGGCCGGGGCGTTCGCCACAGGATGTGGAAGACCAGATAACCTACCCGCTAACCACGTCCCTGCTGGGGATACCCGGGGTAAAAACGATCCGTAGTAACTCCATCTTCGGGCTTTCGAGCATCTATATTATTTTCGACGATGATGTGGATTTTTACTGGAGCCGTACCCGGATATTGGAGAAGTTAAATTCGCTTCAGCCAGGTACTTTACCCAACGGTGTCACACCGTCGTTAGGGCCTGATGCAACGGCCCTGGGACAGGTTTACTGGTATACTCTCGAAGGACGGGATAAAAACGGGAATCCGACGGGAGGATGGGATCCGCAGGAATTACGAACCATCCAGGATTACTTCGTCCGATATGGATTAATGTCTGCCAAAGGAGTTTCGGAAGTGGCTTCCATAGGCGGCTTTGTGAAGGAATACCAGGTCGATATCGACCCGAACGCCATGAAGGCCAATCACGTAAATGTGGGGCAAATCATGGGCGCAGTGAAGAAAAGCAACCTCGATATTGGGGCCCGCACCATTGAGTACAACCGGGCCGAATACATGATTCGCGCTTTGGGCTATATCAAGAATATTCACGACCTGGAAGAGAGTGTTGTTGCCGTTCATGACAATGTTCCTATCCGCATTAAAGATGTGGCGCATGTTACTTTTGGACCTGCTACCCGGCGTGGCGGTTTGGATAAAGATGGTGCCGAGGCGGTTGGGGGAGTCGTGGTTGCCCGTTACGGTTCCAATCCGTTGCAGACCATCAATAACGTGAAAGAGAAAATTAAAGAGATATCCCCCGGACTTCCGTCGAAAACACTGAAAGATGGCACGGTATCGAAAGTAACCATCGTGCCGTTTTACGACAGGACCGGCCTGATTATAGAGACACTGGGAACACTGGAATCATCGCTTTCGCACGAGATTCTTATCAGTATCATTGTGGTTATTGTGCTGGTTTTAAACCTTCGGGCTTCTCTTTTGATATCTAGCCTGTTACCCATCGGGGTGCTCATTACTTTCATCGTGATGCGGCAGTTTGGCGTGGATGCGAATATTGTCGCCCTCTCCGGTATTGCCATTGCCATTGGAGTAATGGTTGATGTGGGAATTGTGTTTACGGAAAACATCGTCAGGCACCTCGAGATGCCCGAGAACCGTGATGCCCGTGGACGCGATTTACTAAACGTGATTTACAATGCGACTATCGAAGTTGCTTCGGCCGTTGTTACCGCTTTGGCAACGACAGTGGTTAGTTTCCTGCCAGTGTTTTCGATGCAGGCGGCCGAAGGAAAACTATTCAAACCCTTGGCGTTTACCAAAACATTCGCATTGCTGGCCTCACTGGGAATTGGCATTATACTGATTCCGGCGATGGCACACATCCTGTTTGGCATCCGTTTCGATAAAAAGAGGACCAGCCGGGTTTGGTATTCGGCTTTAGTTGCGGCGGGTATTTTATTCCCGATTATCTATCATTCATGGGTCGCATTGGCATTGCTGGCTTTCGGTGTAAATGGCCTGTTAGAATACCGTTGGCCGGAAAACAAGCGCAAATATGTTACGTGGATCAACATCGCCATCGCGGTAGTGATTGTCGTTTATTACCTGTCTACCGAATGGATGCCGCTTGGGGCCCGGAACAGTCTGTTTGTGAATTTCCTGTTCGTCTCCCTGATTATCGGTGTAGTGTTAGGCGTTCTGATGACCATTGTCCATTTCTATCCGGTCATCCTGAAATGGTGCCTGGCGAACAAATGGAAATTTCTGAGCATACCGATTGCACTGGTGTTGTTTGGTATTGTTACCTGGCAGGGATTCGACAAAACGTTCTCTTTTATTCCATCTGCCATGAATAAAATTGGATGGAATATTCGAACCACGAGCCTCTGGACTTCGCTGGACAATTCGTTCCCCGGAATCGGGAAGGAATTTATGCCGTCGCTCGACGAAGGTTCGTTCCTGCTGATGCCTACTACCATGCCGCACTCCGGTGTTCAGGAGAACCTGGATGTGATTCGTCAGGTCGATAAAAGTGTGAACGCCATTCCGGAAGTGGAAACGGTTGTGGGCAAATGGGGACGTGTGAATTCAGCTCTCGATCCGGCCCCGATTTCCATGTTTGAGAATACTATTAACTACCGTCCCGAGTATATCCTCGATGAAAATGGTCACCGCATGCGCTTTAAAGTGAATAAGGATGATGCCTTCGTCCTAAAGGATGGGACCACGTACAATCCGAAGGACGGTTACCGGCTCATTAAGCGCAGCCAACTAATTGAAGACGATAACGGTGAATATTTCCGCCAATGGCGCAATAGTATCAAATCGCCAGACGATATCTGGAAAGCCATCGTTAATGCCTCTTCCGTGCCCGGATTAACATCCGCTCCGAAACTGCAACCCATACAGACCCGGCTGGTCATGTTACAGACCGGTATGCGGGCACCGATGGGCATTAAGGTGTTTGGGCCCGATTTGAAAACCATTGAGAAGGTTGGCTTCGAACTGGAGAAATTCCTGAAAGAGGTTCCCGGCATCAAACCACAGTCGGTATTTGCCGACCGGGTTGTTGGAAAACCTTACCTGGAAATCAACATCGACCGGGATGCGATTGCCCGTTACGGATTGACCATTCAGGATATGCAATCATACCTTTCCGGGGCGATTGGCGGAATGAAGCTGACCACAACAGTGGAAGGCCGAAAGCGCTTCCCCGTCAGGGTGCGTTACGCCCGCGAATATCGCGACAACCCGAATGATCTGAAGAATATACTCATCCCGACGCCAACAGGCGTTCAGGTCCCACTGAACGAACTGGCTGATATAAAGTACATACGTGGTCCGCAGATGATCAAAAGTGAAAACACCTTTTTGGATGGTTATGTTATTTTTGACAAAGAGCCGGGACAAGCCGAGGTGGATGTCGTGGAAAGTGCACAGAAATTCCTGCAAAAGAAAATCGATGACGGCGAATTCAAAGTGCCGGCCGGCGTGAGTTACAAATTCACCGGAAATTACGAAAACCAGGTGCGGGCCACCAAACGATTGATGCTGGTTGTCCCTATTTCGCTGTTGGTAATTTTCCTGATTCTTTTTTTCCAGTTCCGTTCGGTGACAACCTCGTCGATGGTATTCAGCGGTATTTTCGTCGCGTTTGCCGGTGGTTTCCTTATGTTATGGCTGTATGGCCAGCCTTGGTTTATGAACTTCAGTGTGGCGGGCATCGGTATGAGAAACCTGTTCCAGATGCACACCATCAACCTGAGTGTGGCCGTTTGGGTCGGATTTATCGCCCTGTTCGGGATTGCAACCGACGACGGGGTAATTATGGGGACCTACCTCACCCAGATATTTGCGAAAGAGAAACCCGAAACCATCGCACAGGTGCGGGAAGCCGTGCTGCACGCCGGTCAAAAACGGGTTCGTCCCGCGATGATG
- a CDS encoding MarR family winged helix-turn-helix transcriptional regulator — protein MENGNGIMFMIYELRRKCASVDQRLMDDLRLSQSELLFFSALDNCEKISSPELAKNMNLSPSRVSRVVDKLVNNDFLIREVDPNDRRAITLNLTEKGKKVKERIDMGRQECEAQLMEIMPDTDMKKFSELVTKIVTTLK, from the coding sequence ATGGAGAACGGAAATGGGATCATGTTTATGATATATGAACTGAGGCGCAAATGTGCTTCGGTAGATCAACGTTTGATGGATGATTTAAGACTTTCGCAATCGGAATTGTTGTTCTTTTCGGCGCTGGATAACTGCGAGAAGATTAGCAGTCCTGAGTTGGCCAAGAACATGAATTTGTCACCTTCGCGCGTGAGCAGGGTGGTGGATAAGTTGGTCAACAACGATTTCCTTATTCGGGAAGTCGATCCGAATGATCGCCGGGCTATTACATTAAATCTGACTGAAAAAGGGAAAAAGGTTAAGGAGCGGATTGACATGGGCCGGCAGGAGTGTGAGGCGCAGTTGATGGAGATTATGCCGGACACTGATATGAAGAAATTCAGCGAACTTGTCACAAAGATTGTAACGACATTAAAATAG
- the trxA gene encoding thioredoxin, with protein MALEFLTKDTFKSKVFDFENNKDWKFEGDVPVIIDFYADWCNPCKMVAPILEELQEEYGEDKLKIFKIDTEDQRELAAMFGIQSIPSLLFVPVEGQPQMAMGALPKDTFVQAISDVLKVEAN; from the coding sequence ATGGCTTTAGAATTTTTAACAAAAGACACCTTTAAATCAAAAGTATTTGATTTTGAAAATAATAAGGATTGGAAATTTGAAGGCGATGTGCCTGTTATCATCGACTTCTACGCTGACTGGTGCAATCCATGTAAAATGGTAGCCCCTATTCTGGAAGAACTTCAGGAAGAATACGGCGAAGACAAACTGAAAATATTTAAAATTGACACCGAAGACCAGCGCGAATTGGCTGCAATGTTCGGAATCCAGAGTATTCCTTCACTGCTTTTTGTGCCGGTTGAAGGTCAGCCGCAAATGGCTATGGGCGCGCTTCCCAAAGACACATTTGTACAGGCGATCAGCGACGTACTGAAAGTAGAGGCAAACTAA
- a CDS encoding OsmC family protein: MKHEIGISWKEDMAFEAEVNGHKIMLDADEKVGGKDLGPRPKPLMLTALAGCTAMDVISILKKMRVTPDNFDVTVSGELSEEHPKVYTSMHITYQFWGKDLPMEKLEKAVNLSQDRYCGVSAIYKQALPITSSIEVNPERK, translated from the coding sequence ATGAAGCATGAAATAGGAATTTCCTGGAAAGAAGACATGGCTTTTGAAGCCGAAGTCAACGGGCATAAAATCATGCTGGACGCGGACGAAAAAGTTGGAGGCAAGGATTTGGGCCCACGTCCGAAGCCGTTAATGCTGACTGCCCTGGCAGGCTGTACCGCCATGGACGTTATTTCCATTTTGAAAAAGATGCGGGTTACCCCCGATAATTTTGATGTAACAGTATCCGGCGAACTGAGTGAAGAGCATCCGAAGGTTTATACCAGCATGCACATCACTTATCAGTTCTGGGGAAAAGATTTGCCCATGGAAAAGCTTGAAAAAGCGGTAAATCTTTCACAGGACCGGTATTGTGGCGTATCGGCTATTTACAAGCAAGCGCTTCCCATTACGTCATCTATCGAGGTGAACCCGGAAAGAAAATAA
- a CDS encoding TrpB-like pyridoxal phosphate-dependent enzyme — protein sequence MLQKKIFLDESEMPRQWYNLAADLKMSPPLGPDGKPISPEMLAPVFPMNIIEQEVSTQRWIDIPEKVLELLSIWRPSPLVRAYALEKALGTPAKIYYKNESVSPAGSHKPNTAVAQAYYNKEFGIKRITTETGAGQWGSALSFACSLLGLECKVFMVRVSFDQKPFRKMMMNTWGGKCISSPSMETEAGRAVLEQNPDTPGSLGIAISEAIEAAVTDPTGETRYSLGSVLNHVMLHQTIIGLETKKQLAKVGIKKPDVVIGCCGGGSNFAGLSFPFVNDKINGADIEIIGAEPASCPTLTKAPFLYDHGDIAKMTPLLPMHSLGHTFIPAPIHAGGLRYHGMAPLVSAAVEAGLVNPVSLHQNECYNAGVFFAKTEGIIPAPETNHAIAATIREALKAKEEGKEKTIVFNFSGHGLMDLMGYDKYLRGQLTDFELPDEEIAKTLDLLKDYPKP from the coding sequence ATGCTGCAAAAAAAAATCTTTCTCGACGAATCGGAGATGCCACGGCAATGGTATAACCTGGCGGCTGATTTGAAAATGAGCCCTCCCCTCGGACCTGATGGAAAGCCCATTTCGCCCGAAATGTTGGCACCCGTTTTCCCCATGAACATTATTGAGCAGGAAGTGAGTACCCAACGCTGGATTGATATTCCAGAAAAGGTTCTGGAACTACTTTCCATCTGGCGTCCCAGTCCGTTGGTTAGGGCTTATGCTTTGGAAAAAGCGTTGGGAACTCCGGCAAAAATCTATTACAAAAATGAGAGTGTATCCCCGGCCGGAAGCCACAAACCCAACACAGCTGTTGCCCAGGCATATTACAACAAGGAGTTTGGCATCAAACGCATCACTACTGAAACCGGTGCCGGGCAATGGGGAAGTGCGCTCTCATTCGCCTGTTCCCTGCTGGGGCTTGAGTGCAAAGTTTTTATGGTACGGGTAAGTTTTGACCAGAAGCCTTTCCGGAAGATGATGATGAATACCTGGGGTGGTAAATGTATTTCCAGTCCGAGTATGGAAACGGAGGCCGGCCGTGCCGTTCTGGAACAAAATCCGGATACGCCCGGAAGTTTGGGGATTGCCATCTCCGAAGCCATCGAAGCAGCTGTTACCGACCCAACCGGTGAAACCCGCTATTCGCTGGGTTCAGTTCTAAACCACGTGATGTTACACCAAACCATTATCGGTTTAGAAACAAAGAAACAACTGGCCAAAGTGGGCATCAAAAAGCCGGACGTGGTTATTGGATGTTGCGGTGGTGGAAGCAACTTTGCCGGACTCTCCTTCCCGTTTGTCAACGACAAAATTAACGGCGCCGACATCGAGATTATTGGTGCTGAACCCGCTTCGTGCCCGACATTAACCAAAGCTCCCTTCTTATATGACCACGGCGATATTGCCAAAATGACCCCGCTCCTTCCGATGCACAGCCTCGGACATACATTTATTCCGGCCCCTATTCATGCCGGCGGACTTCGTTATCACGGAATGGCGCCGTTAGTCAGTGCCGCAGTAGAGGCAGGTTTGGTAAATCCGGTTTCTTTGCACCAGAACGAATGCTATAATGCCGGTGTATTTTTCGCTAAGACTGAAGGGATTATTCCGGCGCCGGAAACCAATCACGCAATCGCGGCCACTATTCGCGAAGCGTTGAAAGCTAAAGAAGAAGGCAAAGAAAAGACCATTGTTTTCAACTTCTCCGGACACGGATTGATGGATCTGATGGGTTACGATAAATACCTGCGCGGGCAGCTAACTGATTTTGAATTACCCGATGAGGAAATTGCCAAAACGCTCGATCTTTTGAAAGATTATCCCAAACCATAA
- a CDS encoding formate--tetrahydrofolate ligase, whose protein sequence is MKTDIEIAHSVSMMPIASIAKKLGIEFNDLELYGKYKAKIPLRFIDKEKVKQHKLILVSAISPTPAGEGKTTVSIGLAQAMNLRNYQTTVVLREPSLGPVFGIKGGATGGGWSQVLPMEDINLHFTGDFSAIEKAHNLLAALIDNNLQNKQYSLGIDPRTVEWKRVMDMNDRALRQLVLGLGGTSSGVPRETGFDITAASEIMAILCLADNIEDLKKRLGNIFIGFTYSGEPVYARDLKAQGAMTALLKDAIKPNLVQTIEGTPAIIHGGPFANIAQGTNSIIATRMGLSLSDYVVTEAGFGFDLGAEKFIDIKCRYGDLQPSAVVLVATVRALKYHGGAPAGSLKEENLEALQKGFANLEKHIENMLQFKACPVVAINRFTSDTDAEINLIVEKCKSMSVDVSPINVWGKGGEGALELADIITRTCERCENQITPLYDWNWDVQKKIETVAKRIYGAEAIDFTSQAKKDLKKIEKLGLDKLPVCIAKTQKSLSDNPALLGRPKDFVVTVRNIEIASGAGFVIPITGNIMRMPGLPAKPAAENIDIDNEGNITGLF, encoded by the coding sequence ATGAAGACTGACATTGAAATTGCACACTCCGTGAGCATGATGCCCATCGCATCGATTGCGAAAAAACTGGGCATTGAATTTAACGATTTGGAACTGTATGGAAAGTACAAGGCGAAAATTCCACTTCGGTTTATCGATAAGGAAAAGGTAAAACAGCATAAGCTGATTTTAGTTTCGGCCATCTCGCCCACACCTGCAGGAGAAGGAAAAACCACTGTTTCCATCGGGCTTGCGCAGGCGATGAACCTCCGGAATTATCAAACAACTGTTGTCTTGCGTGAACCATCACTTGGGCCAGTATTCGGCATCAAAGGAGGCGCTACGGGAGGCGGATGGTCGCAGGTACTACCGATGGAAGATATTAACCTGCACTTTACCGGCGATTTTTCGGCGATAGAAAAAGCGCACAATCTCCTGGCTGCCTTAATCGATAATAATCTACAGAACAAACAATATTCGCTGGGTATCGATCCCCGCACAGTGGAATGGAAGCGCGTGATGGACATGAATGACCGGGCGCTACGGCAATTGGTTTTGGGCCTGGGCGGAACCAGCTCTGGTGTTCCCCGCGAAACTGGTTTCGATATCACCGCGGCTTCCGAAATCATGGCCATATTGTGTCTGGCCGACAATATTGAGGATTTAAAAAAGCGTTTGGGCAATATCTTCATCGGATTTACCTACAGCGGTGAACCTGTCTATGCGCGCGATTTAAAAGCTCAGGGTGCCATGACGGCACTGCTGAAGGATGCTATCAAACCTAACCTCGTACAAACCATTGAAGGAACTCCCGCCATTATCCACGGCGGACCGTTTGCCAACATTGCGCAGGGAACCAACTCCATTATTGCTACACGAATGGGACTTTCTCTGTCCGATTATGTAGTGACGGAAGCAGGATTTGGTTTTGATTTGGGTGCCGAAAAATTCATCGATATCAAATGCCGTTACGGTGATCTGCAACCTTCGGCAGTTGTTTTGGTTGCCACCGTGCGTGCACTAAAATACCATGGGGGCGCTCCCGCCGGTTCGCTGAAGGAGGAAAACCTGGAGGCATTGCAAAAAGGTTTTGCCAACCTCGAAAAGCACATCGAAAATATGCTGCAGTTCAAGGCTTGTCCGGTAGTCGCCATTAACCGTTTTACTTCGGATACCGATGCAGAAATCAATTTGATTGTGGAAAAATGCAAATCGATGAGTGTAGACGTATCTCCCATTAATGTATGGGGCAAAGGTGGAGAAGGTGCACTTGAACTGGCAGATATCATTACCCGAACATGTGAACGATGCGAGAATCAAATCACTCCGCTTTATGACTGGAACTGGGATGTTCAGAAGAAAATCGAGACAGTCGCTAAACGAATTTACGGAGCTGAGGCCATCGATTTTACCAGTCAGGCAAAAAAGGATTTAAAAAAGATTGAAAAGCTGGGGCTTGACAAACTGCCGGTTTGTATTGCCAAAACGCAAAAATCGCTTTCCGATAATCCGGCATTGCTGGGCCGCCCGAAGGATTTCGTGGTAACGGTACGCAACATAG